GAAAGGCCCAAACAGTAATTCCGCGACTTTTCCGATGTGCAGGTCAAGGTGAGGTCGCCAAACCCCGATAGACCAGCGAGAGTGGTCGGCAGCGCATTGCGATAGATGGCGAGCCTTTGCATTTCGGCAAAACCGCGCGTCATCAAAGCGGCGCGCGCGCTTTCGCCCAAACCGGCACCAATCGCCGCACCACAAGCGATTGCGATGATGTTCTTCATGGCACCACCCAGCTCAGCGCCCGCTGTGTCAGTGCTCCGATAAAGCCTTAGGTTGTCTGTTGTAAGGGTAGACTGCAAAGTCCGGCAGATGTCGTCATCCGCACATGCCAGTGTCAGCGCCGTTGGAAGCCCGGCAGCAATGTCAGTCGCAAAACTTGGCCCCGTCAGCACCGCAGGTACCGCATCAGGAACGCTTTGCGAGATCACGCCCACAGGCCCCAGACCGGTTTCGAGCTCAATACCCTTGCAACATGCGACCAGTGTTTTTCCCTGTAGTAGAGCCTGATTGGCAATGAGAAACGCTCTGAGCTTCTGCATTGGTACTGCAATCAGAATTACCTTTGCTTCACACGCACGCGCGCAAACATCTGTTATTGAGAGGTTTTCGGGAAAGGCGCCTCCGGGCAATCGCCGTGCATTAACGCGTTCGTTGGCCATTTCGCCGATATCGCGGGCCCATAACGTAACAGGCTCTTTATTCGCCAAGGATATTGCCAATGCAGTTCCGAATGCACCCGCCCCGAGAACAGCGACGTTCATGCTTTTGGCCCCTTTTTCCCGCTGCCAAGCATCGCGGGCTGCGCTGTATCCAAGGGCCAGCGAGGGCGAGCAGATAGTTTCAAGTCGTCTTCGCTTCGCAGTGTTGATTGCTCAGCGGCTGCATAAGCGATCATGGCTGCATTGTCCGTACACAGGGCCAGCGGGGGCGCAACAAAGGATGCTTTCTGATCAGACGCAACAGTCTCTAATGCACTGCGAATGGCTGTGTTGGCAGCCACACCTCCTGCGACACACAGGCTTCGTTGAGCAGCATCTGGATAGCTCGCAAACGCGTTGCGAGTCTTTGCTGCTAAAACATCGACAACAGCGGCTTGAAATCCAGCAGCTAGGTCACACTGATCCTGTACCGTGAGGCCGCCGTTCTCCTTAACAAGCTGGTCCCGTGTACGAAGCACTGCAGTCTTGAGGCCGGAAAAGGACATGTCGCAACCGGCGCGGTCCAGCAGGGGGCGGGGGAAGGCAAAGCGGCGATTATCCCCATTTAGAGCCGCACTTTCAATCGCCGGACCGCCTGGCTGGCCAAGTCCGATCAGCCTTGCCACCTTGTCAAAAGCCTCGCCCGGGGCGTCGTCGATTGTTCCTCCAAGTCGCGTAAAGTCATCCGCGTCCTTCACCAGCAAAAACTGGCAATGACCACCGGAAACAAGCAGCATCAGATAAGGGTATTCAACGCCGTCCGTCAGGCGCGGCGTTAATGCGTGACCGGCAAGATGATTTACACCGTAAAGGGGTTTGCCGGTCGCGGCTGACAAACCCTTTGCGCACATCACGCCTGAAACCACCCCTCCGATTAGGCCGGGCCCGGCTGTTACGGCAATCGCGTCAATGGCTCCAAGGGTCATATTTGCCTGTGTCAGAGCCTGTTCCACGCAAAGATCAAGCTTTTCAGCATGTGCGCGGGCTGCGATCTCTGGGACGACACCGCCGAAAGCGGCATGAAGATCAGTCTGGTCGGCAACGATTGATGACAGAATGGCAGGTGGTCCGGAAACTGGTAAATGAACAACAGCTGCTGCCGTATCATCACAGCTGCTTTCCAGTCCGAGTATGGTGAGAGGTGGCCGCATGTCTGCTTTCCGTTGCAAGGAGGCTGGTCGAGAGGTAACACCGCAAACCATGGCAAACAATGCTTTGACTCCAGATGATTGACCGGTCGCTTTTGTTGACCCGACCCGAAAAAGCCGCGCGGCGCTTTGTTGCGGAGCTGGATCAGAGGTGTCTTGTCTCGGTCGATATCTGTTATTCGCCGGTGCTTGATATTGTTCCAACCCGTTCTCCGATCGATCTGACGGGTTATCACAGCGTGATTTTCACATCCGGTAATGCTGTTGCCCTTGTGCCGGAAGTGACGGGCATGAACGCTTTCTGCGTTGGCCCCGGAACGGCTGAACAGGCAAGTAGTCGAGGATGGAACGTGTCATACACGGCGCAAGATGCTGATGATCTGGTGAAAGCAATGATGCGTTTTCGTCCAGACGGGCCGATCTTGCATATCGCTGGTGCCCACCGCCGTGGCGAAGTCGCAGAGCGACTACGTGATACCGGGCTGACCGTTGACGTTGTGACTGTCTATGACCAGCAGCCGCTACAGTTGAATGCTCAGGCAAAGGCGATGCTGGATGGGGAACGCCCTGTCATCCTTCCCCTTTTTTCGCCGCGCAGTGCAGAGCAGTTTCTTTCTCAAGCAGAACGGTTGGCCAATGTGCATGTAATCGCCATTAGTGACGCGGTCGCACGCTTGATAATTGGCAAGCCGGTATCTGCTGTTGAGACAGCGCCGCTGCCGAATGGCACAGCAATGCGGCAAATGGTTGAAATGGTCTTGCGGCGCGATAGCTTAGCTTGAAGGTGGACAGCTTTGGCGGGTAAGGTCAAAGCGTTAAACTGACTGAAAGTCAGAATCAGAAGGGTATGCACGTGGCGAAAGCAAAGAAACCAGCGTCCGACAGCAAGTCGAGCACACCGGAATCCAACGATACATCGCCAGAAAAGACAGGTGCAGCACCAAAGGCTTCGACAACAAAAAGCAAAACACCTTCTGCAGCAAGTAAAGCCACCTCGGCGAAGAGCGGCGCGTCAACAGCCTCCAAATCGACATCTAGCGAGGCATCGAGCAGCCCTGCGCCAAAAAAGAGCACAGCCTCTAAGAGCGCTGCGGCAAGTTCGAAGGCTGCGTCAAGCACCAGTGGTACATCTGGCGTGCCCAAGACACAGCCAACCAAAAAAGATGCTGCGAAGCCGACAGAGGCTGCAAAAGCCACCGATCCTAAAACGACCACACCCGATACTTCAACATCATCAGATGCAAAACCGGAACCAACCAGGTCGACCTCCGCTGAAACAGCAGCGACTACTACAGCGGTTGCGGCAACAAGCAGCTTGCCCGCCACAACACCGCCGCCCGAAGAAAAACGCAGTATTTTCTGGCCGC
The Sulfitobacter noctilucicola genome window above contains:
- a CDS encoding NAD(P)H-dependent glycerol-3-phosphate dehydrogenase, translating into MNVAVLGAGAFGTALAISLANKEPVTLWARDIGEMANERVNARRLPGGAFPENLSITDVCARACEAKVILIAVPMQKLRAFLIANQALLQGKTLVACCKGIELETGLGPVGVISQSVPDAVPAVLTGPSFATDIAAGLPTALTLACADDDICRTLQSTLTTDNLRLYRSTDTAGAELGGAMKNIIAIACGAAIGAGLGESARAALMTRGFAEMQRLAIYRNALPTTLAGLSGFGDLTLTCTSEKSRNYCLGLSLGRGIPFDATTTVEGAATALAVDALAREAGLDLPITTAVAALLERRIDVTQAMESLLTRPLKEE
- the tsaD gene encoding tRNA (adenosine(37)-N6)-threonylcarbamoyltransferase complex transferase subunit TsaD, which translates into the protein MRPPLTILGLESSCDDTAAAVVHLPVSGPPAILSSIVADQTDLHAAFGGVVPEIAARAHAEKLDLCVEQALTQANMTLGAIDAIAVTAGPGLIGGVVSGVMCAKGLSAATGKPLYGVNHLAGHALTPRLTDGVEYPYLMLLVSGGHCQFLLVKDADDFTRLGGTIDDAPGEAFDKVARLIGLGQPGGPAIESAALNGDNRRFAFPRPLLDRAGCDMSFSGLKTAVLRTRDQLVKENGGLTVQDQCDLAAGFQAAVVDVLAAKTRNAFASYPDAAQRSLCVAGGVAANTAIRSALETVASDQKASFVAPPLALCTDNAAMIAYAAAEQSTLRSEDDLKLSARPRWPLDTAQPAMLGSGKKGPKA
- a CDS encoding uroporphyrinogen-III synthase; translation: MIDRSLLLTRPEKAARRFVAELDQRCLVSVDICYSPVLDIVPTRSPIDLTGYHSVIFTSGNAVALVPEVTGMNAFCVGPGTAEQASSRGWNVSYTAQDADDLVKAMMRFRPDGPILHIAGAHRRGEVAERLRDTGLTVDVVTVYDQQPLQLNAQAKAMLDGERPVILPLFSPRSAEQFLSQAERLANVHVIAISDAVARLIIGKPVSAVETAPLPNGTAMRQMVEMVLRRDSLA
- a CDS encoding lipase chaperone — encoded protein: MAGKLLVAATAVVVAAVSAEVDLVGSGFASDDVEVSGVVVLGSVAFAASVGFAASFLVGCVLGTPDVPLVLDAAFELAAALLEAVLFFGAGLLDASLDVDLEAVDAPLFAEVALLAAEGVLLFVVEAFGAAPVFSGDVSLDSGVLDLLSDAGFFAFATCIPF